The following coding sequences are from one Archocentrus centrarchus isolate MPI-CPG fArcCen1 chromosome 4, fArcCen1, whole genome shotgun sequence window:
- the gpr17 gene encoding uracil nucleotide/cysteinyl leukotriene receptor has translation MESATVQLPSNHSSGSCAAVETTMENQLFGWFYLVVFIVALSGNSLALWIFSHQRGVSSPANVFLIHLAVADLSYVIILPLRATYHFTGGHWPLGEVPCRVVGFLFYVNMYASLYFLACVAGDRYLAVVHAVRSLKVRRARYAQIISFSLWVLVTVSMAPLLVTHQTAQVDNMTVCLQLYREKASRNALISLAVAFTPPFLATLSFYLLIIHSLHRGSRLEPALKLRALRTIGLVMLIYVVCFLPYHMSRATFILGYSHPDVSCQTRRGLSLANRLTSSLTCLNGAMDPLVYLFGAEKFRSTLRRLLCKDNAGMSGATSGELKGTHESSVSAKSEF, from the coding sequence ATGGAGTCTGCTACAGTGCAGCTGCCGTCCAATCACTCATCAGGGAGCTGTGCGGCAGTGGAGACTACAATGGAAAACCAGCTGTTCGGATGGTTCTACCTCGTGGTCTTCATCGTGGCGCTGAGCGGCAACAGTTTAGCCCTCTGGATCTTCTCTCACCAGCGTGGCGTTTCTTCTCCAGCTAACGTCTTCCTCATTCATCTGGCTGTGGCAGACCTATCGTACGTCATCATCCTCCCACTCAGGGCCACCTACCACTTTACAGGAGGCCACTGGCCCTTAGGCGAAGTACCCTGCAGGGTGGTGggctttttgttttatgtcaACATGTATGCCAGCCTGTACTTCCTGGCCTGCGTGGCGGGGGATCGATACCTGGCTGTGGTCCACGCTGTGAGGTCGCTGAAGGTTCGTCGAGCTCGCTACGCTCAGATCATCAGCTTCTCTCTATGGGTCCTGGTCACTGTCTCCATGGCACCACTGCTGGTCACCCATCAGACTGCACAGGTGGACAACATGACGGTGTGTTTGCAGCTATACAGAGAGAAGGCCTCGCGCAACGCTCTGATCTCATTGGCTGTCGCCTTCACGCCACCTTTCCTTGCCACTCTGTCCTTTTACCTCCTCATCATCCACAGCCTGCATCGGGGCTCCAGGTTGGAGCCAGCGCTCAAGCTGAGGGCCCTGCGCACCATTGGCCTGGTCATGCTCATCTACGTGGTCTGTTTCCTGCCTTATCATATGAGCAGGGCCACCTTCATCCTgggctacagccaccccgacgTCTCCTGCCAAACACGCAGAGGCCTGAGCCTGGCCAACCGCCTAACCTCCTCCCTCACCTGCCTGAACGGTGCCATGGACCCGCTGGTCTACCTGTTTGGGGCGGAGAAGTTCCGCAGCACGCTACGGCGCTTGTTGTGTAAAGATAATGCAGGGATGTCAGGGGCTACCAGTGGAGAGTTAAAGGGAACGCATGAGAGCTCTGTGAGTGCCAAGTCTGAGTTCTGA
- the inpp5d gene encoding phosphatidylinositol 3,4,5-trisphosphate 5-phosphatase 1 — protein sequence MPSYQPWYHGNITRSKAEDLLSKAARDGSFLIRDSESIQGAYALCVLYQNCVYTYRILPNEDKKLSVQASEGVPIRFFAMLPELVEAYYSPNMGLVTHLQYSVQREEEVDEEPEPNSLPPQLPPRNIPLDVKDGDTKTSEQASKSITDTYLARLQHMDLSVLPEEHQIAIQEYFRTSICLDAEQAQNGNPNLPGLKKLIMAVCKNLNSEISRIVPTLEVFHKTLDQQLSPGIGPKQSSSESGQAVSHRLEQLTKLLYSIEDKVKGSVFESVGYDGAPRNSLIPIVMFEVKQESLGISTKMFLKVDIESGKLYFKKSKDGPEDKYFVHNKILQLVKSQKMHAKLVIVVETEKEKILRKEFVFDDTKKREGFCQLLQQMKNKHSEKPEPDMITVFVGTWNMGNASPPPNISSWFQCKGQGKTQDDTADHIPHDFYVIGTQEDPLGEREWAETVKGVLRNITNISFKQVAIHTLWNIRIVVLAKPEHENRISHVFSDSVKTGIANTLGNKGAVGVSFMFNGTSFGFVNSHLTSGSEKKLRRNQNYFSILRFLNLGDKKLNPFDITHRFTHLFWLGDLNYRVELPSSEAENIVSKIKQQQYQELLSKDQLSMERNEGKVFLHFDEEEITFAPTYRFERDSRERYAYTKAKATGTKYNLPSWCDRVLRKSYPLVHVVCQAYGCTNNITTSDHSPVFASFEVGVASQFVSKQDPSSASPGGIQIMNCVAILLTKSKTKFFIEFHSSCLEKTVKTTEGDNMEHSDGSIKVWFGNQVELTPIISDPEYLLDQHILMCVKSTDCDESYGEGCVALRAAEISYTEFQITLTHHGEKTGTLTGGIQLRTSEGKPTEKLYDFIKIERDDAVISKGKCGDLNKFSVTQSHDISNPAYMGMSFRSGNVIDKGWSYSMPPRNVAPCGQAGKEPKKGGYDVGTRSPTGKPSSMGENGKTSEMFDNPLYGSVTKSHGRCKDQDHQQKDHLTPPDVLFPPSKAVDGDTERPPVPTPRNRSFTCSENKPQPQPPAASLHPTAFKKPVVPSRSEGGMAQNRPPLPVKSRPGVPEPQNPKPRDTSDLSGKLRPPTRPDASKTGRSVK from the exons ATGCCAAGTTATCAACCTTGGTACCATGGCAATATAACTCGATCCAAGGCTGAGGATCTACTTTCTAAAGCAGCAAGAGATGGAAGCTTCCTCATCCGGGACAGTGAGTCCATACAGGGAGCGTATGCCCTCTGCGTTTT ATACCAGAACTGTGTGTACACATACAGAATCCTGCCAAATGAAGACAAGAAACTCTCTGTCCAG GCATCTGAAGGAGTGCCTATTAGGTTCTTCGCTATGCTACCTGAGCTGGTGGAGGCATATTACAGCCCCAACATGGGTCTGGTGACACATCTGCAGTACTCTgtgcagagggaggaggaggtcgACGAGGAACCAG AACCAAACAGTCTTCCCCCGCAGCTCCCACCCAGAAACATCCCACTCGATGTGAAGGACGGCGATACCAAGACTTCTGAGCAAGCCTCCAAATCCATAACAGACACATACCTGGCGAGACTGCAGCACATGGACTTATCCGT CTTACCGGAAGAGCATCAAATAGCCATCCAAGAATACTTCAGGACTTCAATCTGCTTGGATGCTGAACAAGCACAAAACGGTAACCCTAACCTGCCGGGCCTCAAGAAGCTTATCATGGCAGTGTGCAAGAACCTGAACAG TGAAATTTCCCGCATCGTACCAACTCTGGAGGTCTTTCACAAAACGCTGGACCAACAGCTCTCTCCGGGGATTGGACCCAAACAA agtTCTTCTGAATCAGGTCAAGCTGTGTCCCATAGGCTTGAGCAACTAACAAAACTGCTCTATTCAATAGAAGATAAG GTTAAAGGTTCTGTGTTTGAGTCCGTTGGATATGATGGAGCTCCAAGGAACTCTCTCATACCAATCGTCATGTTTGAG GTCAAGCAAGAATCTCTCGGTATTTCCACAAAGATGTTCCTGAAAGTGGATATTGAAAGTGGGAAGCTGTACTTTAAGAAGTCAAAAGATGGACCTGAAGACAAATACTTTGTGCACAATAAGA TCCTGCAGTTGGTGAAATCCCAGAAAATGCACGCCAAGCTTGTCATCGTGGTGGAGACGGAGAAAGAGAAGATTTTGCGTAAGGAGTTTGTGTTTGATGACACAAAG AAAAGAGAAGGTTTCTGTCAGCTGCTCCAACAAATGAAGAACAAACACTCAGAAAAGCCTGAACCAGACATGATCACGGTGTTTGTCGGCACCTGGAACATGG GAAATGCCAGTCCTCCTCCCAACATCAGCTCCTGGTTTCAATGTAAGGGCCAAGGGAAGACACAGGACGACACCGCGGATCATATTCCACATGATTTTTATGTCATCGGCACTCAGGAGGATCCTTTGGGTGAGCGAGAATGGGCAGAGACAGTGAAAGGTGTCCTGAGGAACATCACAAACATTAGCTTTAAACAG GTGGCGATTCACACACTGTGGAACATTCGGATCGTGGTCCTGGCCAAGCCTGAGCACGAAAACAGGATCTCTCATGTTTTTTCAGACAGTGTGAAGACGGGGATCGCCAACACTTTGG GAAACAAGGGAGCAGTGGGAGTGTCCTTCATGTTCAATGGGACGTCTTTTGGCTTTGTCAACAGTCATCTGACCTCTGGAAGTGAGAAGAAGCTCAG ACGTAATCAGAACTACTTCAGCATCCTGAGATTTCTTAATCTGGGAGATAAGAAGCTTAATCCGTTTGACATCACGCATCGCTTTACGCACCTCTTCTGGCTTGGAGATCTGAACTACCGCGTTGAATTGCCATCTTCT GAAGCTGAGAACATTGTGTCAAAgatcaaacagcagcagtacCAGGAACTCCTCAGCAAAGACCAGCTCAGCATGGAGAGGAATGAGGGGAAGGTCTTCTTGCATTTTG ATGAAGAGGAAATCACATTTGCGCCCACATATCGATTCGAAAGAGACTCACGAGAGAGGTACGCCTACACGAAGGCCAAAGCAACAGGG ACCAAATATAATTTGCCCTCATGGTGTGACCGCGTCCTGCGGAAGTCTTACCCTCTGGTTCACGTTGTCTGCCAAGCGTACG GCTGCACTAATAACATCACCACAAGTGACCACTCCCCGGTTTTTGCTTCATTTGAAGTCGGAGTCGCCTCGCAGTTTGTTTCCAAGCAAG ATCCCAGCAGTGCATCTCCTGGGGGCATTCAGATCATGAACTGTGTGGCCATCTTGCTGACCAAGTCGAAGACCAAGTTCTTCATCGAATTCCATTCCAGTTGCTTGGAGA AAACGGTGAAGACTACAGAGGGAGATAACATGGAGCACTCTGATGGGTCCATAAAAGTTTGGTTTGGTAACCAAGTTGAG CTGACCCCGATCATCTCTGACCCCGAGTACCTTTTGGACCAGCACATCCTGATGTGTGTGAAGTCGACAGACTGCGACGAGTCGTACG GAGAGGGCTGTGTAGCTCTGCGAGCCGCTGAGATCAGCTACACCGAGTTTCAGATCACACTGACTCACCACGGCGAGAAGACGGGCACGCTGACAGGTGGCATTCAGCTACGCACCTCCGAGGGCAAGCCCACTGAGAAGCTATACG aTTTCATCAAAATTGAGAGGGATGATGCTGTCATCTCAAAAGGCAAATGTGGAGACCTCAATAA GTTTTCTGTCAcccagtcacatgacatttcTAACCCCGCTTACATGGGAATGTCATTCAGGAGCGGGAACGTGATAGATAAGGGCTGGAGTTACAGCATGCCGCCACGAAATGTTGCCCCTTGTGGACAAGCGGGGAAAGAGCCAAAGAAGGGTGGTTACGATGTGGGTACACGCAGTCCCACGGGAAAGCCTTCTTCCAT GGGTGAGAACGGAAAGACGTCGGAGATGTTCGATAACCCCCTGTATGGTTCAGTAACCAAATCGCACGGCCGTTGCAAAGATCAAGACCATCAACAGAAGGACCATCTCACACCCCCGGATGTCCTGTTTCCACCCTCCAAAGCAGTAGACGGAGATACCGAACGCCCCCCGGTTCCCACTCCACGTAACCGCTCCTTCACCTGCTCTGAGAACAAACCTCAGCCTCAGCCTCCGGCCGCCAGTCTGCATCCGACGGCATTCAAGAAACCTGTGGTGCCCTCACGGTCCGAGGGCGGGATGGCTCAAAACCGGCCTCCTTTGCCTGTTAAGTCCCGGCCGGGCGTGCCAGAGCCCCAGAACCCCAAACCCAGAGACACCTCTGATCTCTCCGGCAAACTCAGGCCGCCGACAAGACCTG ACGCGTCCAAGACGGGTCGTTCTGTGAAGTGA